In Drosophila santomea strain STO CAGO 1482 chromosome 2L, Prin_Dsan_1.1, whole genome shotgun sequence, a single window of DNA contains:
- the LOC120446292 gene encoding translocator protein, with product MADRPCAGNILRIAGAVILPNLGGIYNGRLTRQHLQTWYANLKFPSFKPPNAVFAPMWVSLYAGMGYGSYLVWRDGGGFAGEAAKLPLIAYGTQLALNWAWTPIFFGQHNIKGGLIDIVALTAAASACGVLFYRVNKTAGLLFVPYVAWLGFATALNYAIWKLNPEKEEAPKDEEKPSSSHAKSS from the exons ATGGCTGATCGTCCGTGTGCTGGAAACATTCTCCGTATCGCCGGGGCCGTAATCCTGCCCAATCTGGGCGGAATTTACAACGGGCGTCTGACCAGGCAGCACCTCCAGACCTGGTACGCAAACCTGAAGTTCCCGTCCTTTAAGCCGCCCAACGCCGTGTTTGCTCCGATGTGGGTCTCCCTGTACGCCGGAATGGGCTACGGCTCCTACCTGGTGTGGCGGGATGGCGGAGGATTCGCTGGCGAGGCGGCCAAACTGCCCCTGATCGCGTACGGCACCCAGTTGGCCTTGAACTGGGCGTGGACTCCCATCTTCTTCGGGCAGCACAACATCAAGGGC GGCCTTATTGACATAGTCGCGCTGACGGCAGCCGCGTCCGCCTGCGGTGTATTATTCTACCGTGTGAACAAGACCGCTGGATTGCTCTTCGTACCCTACGTAGCCTGGCTGGGATTCGCGACTGCTCTGAATTACGCCATCTGGAAACTGAACCCGGAGAAGGAGGAGGCGCCCAAGGATGAGGAGAAGCCCTCGAGCAGCCACGCTAAGTCTAGTTAG
- the LOC120443910 gene encoding protein Notchless, which yields MLAKKQKMQDADAEQQATPQTIQARLISDTGEEAGPPIDLPAGITTQQLGLICNALLKNEEATPYLFFVGEDEIKKSLEDTLDLASVDTENVIDIVYQPQAVFKVRPVTRCTSSMPGHAEAVVSLNFSPDGAHLASGSGDTTVRLWDLNTETPHFTCTGHKQWVLCVSWAPDGKRLASGCKAGSIIIWDPETGQQKGRPLSGHKKHINCLAWEPYHRDPECRKLASASGDGDCRIWDVKLGQCLMNIAGHTNAVTAVRWGGAGLIYTSSKDRTVKMWRAADGILCRTFSGHAHWVNNIALSTDYVLRTGPFHPVKDRSKSHLSLSTEELQESALKRYQAVCPDEVESLVSCSDDNTLYLWRNNQNKCVERMTGHQNVVNDVKYSPDVKLIASASFDKSVRLWRASDGQYMATFRGHVQAVYTVAWSADSRLIVSGSKDSTLKVWSVQTKKLAQELPGHADEVFGVDWAPDGSRVASGGKDKVIKLWAY from the exons atgttggccaaaaaacagaaaatgcaGGATGCGGACGCGGAGCAGCAGGCTACGCCCCAGACGATACAGGCACGCCTCATTTCGGACACGGGCGAGGAAGCGGGTCCGCCAATCGACCTGCCGGCGGGAATAACCACCCAGCAACTGGGTCTGATTTGCAACGCTCTGCTGAAAAACGAGGAAGCCACTCCATATCTCTTCTTCGTGGGTGAGGATGAGATCAAGAAGAGCCTGGAGGACACATTGGACCTGGCGTCAGTGGACACGGAAAACGTGATCGATATTGTGTATCAGCCACAGGCGGTTTTTAAAGTGCGCCCAGTGACGAGATGCACAAGTTCCATGCCGGGACACGCCGAGGCGGTGGTTTCGCTGAATTTTAGTCCGGATGGCGCTCATCTCGCCAGTGGAAGTGGCGACACCACAGTGCGATTATGGGATCTTAACACAGAGACACCACATTTCACCTGCACAGGTCATAAACAGTGGGTTCTGTGCGTATCGTGGGCTCCAGATGGCAAACGGTTGGCCAGCGGCTGCAAAGCAGGCTCAATAATTATTTGGGATCCGGAAACGGGCCAGCAGAAGGGGCGGCCCTTGAGTGGGCACAAGAAACACATCAACTGCCTCGCCTGGGAGCCGTATCATCGGGATCCGGAGTGCAGGAAACTTGCTTCTGCTAGTGGTGACGGCGACTGCCGGATTTGGGACGTGAAGCTAGGCCAGTGCCTGATGAACATTGCTGGACACACAAATGCCGTGACAGCAGTGAGATGGGGGGGAGCGGGCCTTATTTACACCTCCTCCAAAGATCGCACTGTGAAAATGTGGCGAGCTGCTGACGGAATCTTGTGCCGGACATTCTCTGGCCACGCTCACTGGGTTAACAACATTGCACTGAGCACCGACTACGTTCTCCGCACTGGACCATTCCATCCGGTGAAGGATCGCTCCAAGAGCCACCTCAGCTTGAGCA CTGAAGAACTGCAGGAATCTGCCTTGAAGCGCTACCAGGCCGTGTGCCCTGATGAGGTGGAATCCCTGGTTTCCTGTTCGGATGACAACACCCTCTATCTGTGGCGGAACAACCAGAACAAGTGCGTTGAGCGCATGACAGGCCACCAAAACGTGGTCAATGATGTGAAATATTCGCCGGATGTAAAGCTGATTGCGTCTGCTTCGTTCGACAAGTCCGTGCGTCTGTGGCGGGCCAGCGATGGTCAGTACATGGCCACCTTCCGGGGTCATGTGCAGGCTGTTTACACGGTTGCCTGGTCTGCGGACTCCCGCTTGATTGTTTCCGGTAGCAAAGATTCAACACTGAAAG TATGGAGTGTACAGACCAAGAAACTGGCACAGGAGCTGCCTGGGCATGCGGATGAGGTGTTTGGAGTGGACTGGGCGCCCGATGGCTCCAGAGTTGCCTCTGGTGGCAAGGACAAAGTTATAAAGCT GTGGGCTTACTAA
- the LOC120443909 gene encoding pseudouridine-metabolizing bifunctional protein C1861.05, with product MLLRRCFLLPFPAVRLVRRSLHRQHDHIVLHPEIRQALQLQKPVVALESTIITHGMPMPENVVTALAVEEQVRQNGAIPATIGILDGRIKVGLTREELTTLAEKPRDQVIKCSRRDLPFVVSRRQSGGTTVAATMIIAHRVGIRVFATGGIGGVHRDGHESLDVSADLTELGRTPVAVVCSGVKSILDIPRTLEYLETQGVCVASFDSPGGVFPDFYTRDSGCTVPYNLKSAQEAAELLRSWRELKMESGLVIGVPIPEEFAADKFKIEKAIKEATAQAKAQGISGKEVTPFLLAAIAKITEGRSLKSNIALIKNNAKVAARIAASLCDVSAKLENPVRKAIDKKPLVVGASILDLSFKVDDQKRDMKLDGATYSAVAKQAAGGVGRNIAEGIYKLYGDVNFISAVGNDQMGQTLLQMMPKALQRGLIVADNHNTSLCSLIFDKFGDCKLILGNMEIHQSITAETLQAHHQLFREAPLIVMDSNISEQAMASILQQAQINKIPVFFEPTDMFIAGKPFKLLPELTKNIRLIKPNLQELKTITEAITGETVTWNPDTKQPQAELVHQAKSLIKKIDCHFNCIIATLSDHGVLLSYRGDAEHDARLLLDVSKTTPPHCTRFYPAPMVHNIVNVSGAGDSFCAGFITALLRGRTLDECIAGGFVAAEKALQSESAVPTTYFSNQESFESRYKQTARIIQQQSV from the coding sequence atGTTGCTCCGGAGATGTTTCCTGCTCCCGTTTCCCGCCGTGCGGTTGGTCCGCCGGAGTCTGCACCGCCAGCATGACCATATTGTGCTGCACCCCGAGATCCGGCAAGCGTTGCAGCTGCAGAAGCCGGTGGTGGCCCTTGAATCCACGATCATTACGCATGGGATGCCAATGCCAGAGAATGTCGTTACGGCGCTGGCGGTGGAGGAGCAAGTTCGTCAAAATGGGGCCATTCCCGCCACCATCGGCATTCTGGACGGACGCATCAAGGTCGGCCTAACTCGTGAGGAGCTCACTACCCTAGCCGAAAAGCCCAGGGATCAGGTAATAAAGTGCTCCCGTCGAGATCTGCCCTTTGTGGTGTCCAGGAGACAGAGTGGTGGAACCACCGTGGCTGCCACAATGATCATCGCCCATCGTGTAGGCATCCGCGTGTTTGCCACTGGTGGAATTGGCGGGGTCCATCGCGATGGCCACGAATCCCTGGACGTGTCTGCCGATCTAACCGAACTGGGACGCACTCCGGTGGCCGTGGTATGCAGCGGTGTCAAATCCATCCTGGACATTCCGCGAACGCTGGAGTACTTGGAGACGCAGGGCGTGTGTGTGGCCAGTTTCGACAGTCCTGGTGGCGTCTTCCCAGATTTCTACACACGGGACAGTGGCTGCACAGTGCCTTATAACCTTAAGAGTGCCCAGGAGGCAGCAGAGCTGTTGCGATCTTGGCGGGAATTGAAAATGGAATCAGGCCTGGTAATTGGAGTGCCCATCCCGGAAGAGTTTGCTGcagataaatttaaaatcgaGAAGGCCATAAAAGAAGCAACTGCCCAAGCCAAGGCCCAGGGAATTTCCGGCAAGGAAGTAACTCCATTCTTGCTGGCCGCCATAGCCAAAATTACAGAAGGAAGGAGTCTTAAGTCTAACATAGCTCTGATCAAAAACAATGCCAAGGTGGCTGCTCGAATTGCGGCATCGCTTTGCGACGTGTCCGCAAAACTGGAAAACCCAGTCCGAAAAGCAATCGATAAAAAACCCCTGGTTGTGGGAGCATCCATCCTGGACCTTTCTTTTAAGGTAGACGACCAGAAACGGGACATGAAGCTTGATGGGGCCACGTACTCCGCGGTAGCTAAACAGGCGGCTGGAGGAGTGGGTCGGAACATTGCCGAGGGCATATACAAGCTGTACGGCGATGTGAACTTCATTTCAGCCGTGGGAAATGACCAGATGGGACAAACGTTGCTTCAGATGATGCCAAAGGCGCTCCAGCGGGGCCTTATTGTGGCAGACAACCATAACACCTCATTGTGCTCTCTAATCTTCGATAAATTTGGAGACTGCAAGCTGATTCTGGGCAACATGGAAATTCACCAGAGCATTACGGCCGAGACACTTCAAGCGCACCACCAACTCTTTCGAGAAGCTCCTCTCATCGTCATGGACAGCAACATATCGGAGCAGGCGATGGCCAGCATTCTGCAACAGGCGCAAATCAACAAGATTCCAGTCTTCTTCGAGCCCACGGATATGTTCATAGCCGGGAAACCGTTCAAACTGCTGCCGGAGTTGACAAAGAATATACGCCTGATCAAACCGAATCTGCAGGAGTTGAAAACAATTACGGAGGCAATTACTGGCGAAACTGTCACATGGAATCCAGATACCAAGCAGCCGCAAGCGGAACTTGTGCACCAAGCAAAGTCCTTAATCAAAAAAATCGACTGCCACTTCAACTGCATCATAGCTACGCTGAGTGACCACGGGGTGCTACTCAGCTATCGAGGGGATGCGGAACACGATGCTAGGTTGCTCCTGGATGTAAGCAAGACCACACCGCCACACTGTACTCGCTTCTATCCCGCTCCTATGGTTCACAATATTGTCAATGTCTCCGGAGCGGGCGATAGTTTCTGCGCGGGCTTCATCACTGCCCTTCTGCGGGGGCGAACCCTGGACGAGTGCATTGCCGGCGGTTTTGTAGCCGCGGAAAAGGCCCTACAGTCCGAATCCGCAGTTCCCACAACTTACTTCTCGAATCAAGAATCCTTTGAGAGTCGCTACAAGCAAACTGCTAGGATCATCCAACAGCAGAGCGTATAG
- the LOC120446280 gene encoding pollen-specific leucine-rich repeat extensin-like protein 1 yields MNVEKLKRLQAQVRIGGKGTPRRKKKVMHQTAATDDKKLQSSLKKLSVSTIPGIEEVNIIKDDLTVIHFNNPKAQASLSANTFAVTGHGETRKVVEMLPDILPQLGQETVVQLRMYANAMNNQKGAPGSGEGPVPAEEDDDVPLLVGDFDEVAKVEATKQPVQEPKEAVQSKPKEKQQQQPKKDQKQTPKVPESTKPSEIPKEKQENKKGQAKNNKKSDPQGNKDKPNKGKDQAKGQPAPQTNKEIAQAADAPKQNLPKPAVELKKDQVLAVDQKIEANVAIQKAEQPKPAEVKPTDQKVEPKPAEKQVEKAKPIDQSKTKEPKVEQPKPNQKQVDVNTQLQKPTAEGSAAKPAVATPEPQKSGPAQTSGKAPTPPAVQTLAQIVASEPAKQGSLAEKPAIETAAAPKAEQQKKDSSSPAKVEAAITTTAPSPVTTAEPKSALKQDSPPKAAPKQGTPPKNAPKQQSPPQSAPKQESPPQSAPKQESPPQSAPKPESPPQSAPKQDSAPKSAPKQDSPPKAVPKQDSPPKGVTKQDSPPKGVPKQDSPPQQKTPPPPSKQDAPPAEVAKVPVAEVIKTPAPEVSNVSQAPPQPQGPAALPSEKPVDAPKAIEDPKAAAKKESPPPTKPVTAPIPLAPATPVEAPSPLAPSTPPTTPTSVPPSAAAVTPPSPATVTPPSPAAATPPQKQAAAPQASVKKQEAGPKPKQQQPSNKPQQAHKQPPGGAGGSAGPGGNKAVPKQPNPNANAKPSLAPKPAQATPKLGAAPPKAPANQANPQQQGKAANKASPPKQTGPTGGQQKPAANAPKATPSPKSAASPKATSPKAGTPPNPAPASGGPN; encoded by the coding sequence ATGAATGTGGAGAAGCTGAAGCGTCTGCAGGCCCAGGTCCGGATCGGCGGCAAGGGCACGCCCCGGCGGAAGAAGAAGGTCATGCACCAGACGGCGGCCACCGACGATAAGAAGCTGCAGAGCTCCCTCAAGAAGCTGTCGGTCAGCACCATCCCGGGCATCGAGGAGGTCAACATAATCAAGGACGACCTGACCGTGATTCACTTCAACAATCCAAAGGCGCAGGCCTCTCTGTCGGCCAACACCTTTGCGGTCACGGGTCACGGCGAAACCCGGAAGGTGGTCGAAATGCTGCCGGACATCCTGCCCCAGCTGGGCCAGGAAACGGTCGTCCAGCTGCGGATGTATGCCAATGCCATGAACAACCAGAAGGGAGCGCCAGGCAGCGGGGAAGGACCTGTCCCAGCGGAGGAGGATGACGATGTTCCCTTGCTCGTGGGCGATTTTGATGAGGTGGCCAAGGTGGAGGCGACCAAGCAGCCAGTACAGGAGCCTAAGGAAGCTGTGCAGAGTAAGCCAAAGgagaagcaacagcagcagcccaAGAAGGACCAGAAGCAGACACCGAAGGTCCCGGAGTCTACCAAACCCAGTGAGATACCCAAAGAGAAACAGGAAAATAAGAAGGGGCAGGCCAAGAATAACAAGAAGAGTGATCCACAGGGCAACAAGGACAAGCCAAATAAAGGCAAGGATCAGGCCAAAGGTCAGCCTGCCCCCCAGACCAACAAGGAAATAGCACAAGCTGCAGATGCTCCCAAGCAGAATCTTCCAAAGCCCGCAGTAGAGCTGAAAAAGGATCAAGTGCTTGCTGTTGACCAGAAGATCGAAGCCAACGTTGCGATTCAAAAGGCGGAGCAGCCCAAACCCGCTGAGGTCAAACCCACTGACCAGAAAGTAGAACCTAAGCCGGCAGAGAAGCAGGTGGAAAAGGCGAAACCCATTGATCAGTCCAAAACCAAAGAGCCCAAGGTGGAacagccaaaaccaaatcAGAAACAAGTAGATGTGAACACCCAGCTACAAAAACCCACTGCAGAAGGAAGTGCAGCTAAACCAGCAGTTGCAACACCAGAACCCCAGAAGTCCGGTCCTGCCCAGACTTCGGGAAAGGCGCCCACTCCTCCTGCTGTCCAGACTCTCGCCCAGATTGTGGCTTCAGAGCCCGCGAAGCAGGGAAGTCTTGCAGAGAAACCAGCCATTGAAACAGCTGCCGCTCCCAAAGCTGAGCAACAGAAAAAGGATTCGTCTTCTCCAGCCAAGGTGGAGGCAGCAATTACTACAACTGCACCATCACCAGTCACCACTGCTGAGCCCAAGAGTGCTCTCAAACAGGACTCACCTCCAAAGGCCGCACCCAAGCAGGGTACTCCACCCAAGAATGCTCCAAAACAGCAATCACCACCACAGAGTGCTCCCAAACAGGAATCACCACCGCAGAGTGCTCCCAAACAGGAATCACCACCACAGAGTGCTCCCAAACCGGAATCACCACCACAGAGTGCTCCCAAACAGGATTCAGCGCCTAAGAGTGCTCCCAAGCAAGACTCCCCACCAAAGGCTGTTCCCAAGCAGGATTCACCACCAAAGGGTGTTACCAAACAGGATTCTCCACCAAAGGGTGTTCCTAAACAGGATTCACCGCCACAACAAAAgactccaccaccaccatctAAACAGGATGCACCACCAGCAGAAGTAGCTAAAGTTCCAGTTGCAGAAGTTATTAAAACGCCAGCACCTGAAGTCAGCAACGTTTCTCAGGCACCTCCACAACCTCAAGGTCCAGCTGCACTCCCTTCTGAAAAGCCAGTGGATGCGCCAAAGGCAATTGAAGATCCGAAGGCTGCAGCCAAGAAGGAATCACCACCACCCACTAAACCAGTGACGGCCCCAATTCCGTTGGCGCCTGCCACTCCTGTTGAGGCGCCATCTCCTTTGGCTCCCTCCACGCCGCCCACGACTCCCACATCCGTGCCACCATCTGCAGCGGCAGTGACCCCACCATCTCCCGCCACGGTGACTCCTCCATCGCCCGCTGCAGCTACTCCGCCTCAGAAACAGGCGGCGGCTCCCCAAGCGAGCGTCAAGAAGCAGGAGGCAGGACCGAAGccaaaacagcaacaaccatcCAACAAGCCACAGCAGGCGCACAAGCAGCCACCAGGAGGAGCAGGGGGATCAGCTGGACCAGGAGGGAACAAGGCCGTGCCGAAACAGCCGAAccccaatgccaatgccaagcCATCACTTGCTCCAAAGCCAGCACAGGCTACTCCAAAACTCGGTGCTGCTCCTCCAAAGGCGCCCGCCAATCAGGCAAATCCACAGCAACAGGGCAAAGCTGCAAACAAAGCCTCTCCTCCAAAGCAAACGGGACCAACTGGAGGGCAACAGAAGCCAGCGGCGAACGCCCCGAAGGCCACACCGTCCCCGAAATCGGCCGCCTCTCCAAAAGCCACCTCCCCGAAGGCTGGAACTCCTCCCAATCCTGCTCCCGCTTCTGGGGGTCCTAACTGA
- the LOC120443908 gene encoding splicing factor 3B subunit 1, with protein sequence MENIPRTHEDIEAQISVIQEKKTELAKTTAAAAGVGLLDSGGFFDTDLYDDDAAKGKGRYEGYNTSIAANDAEEVDEDEDDGFPVSQKRTTYTAPASVLKDVTQGKEDVDPMADRRRPTIADREDEYRQKRRRIIISPERADPFAEGGKTPDVGSRTYTDIMREQMLKGEESELRRRILEKTKEGTLVKTATSSSASNGDLAAPKDGGRKRGRWDQTVSDSFIPAKVATPSSAATPTWEDKTPGDHRWDETPGHKGSETPGATPGLGTRIWDATPAHAMTPGHETPGHEKSARRNRWDETPKTERETPGHSGWAETPKPDRTGSGAGVESISIESTPGASKRRSRWDETPSNATPAITPTNASAMTPNMTPSMTPHATPGHATPMLTPGGSTPIGVKAMAMATPSAGALAAMTPEQLQAYRWEKEIDERNRPYTDEELDQIFPPGYKILPPPAGYVPLRTPGRKLMATPTPIAGTPAGFFIQVEDKNAKFMDNQPKGQNLPFMKPEDAQYFDKLLVDVNEDSLSPEELKERKIMKLLLTIKNGSPPMRKSALRQITDKAREFGAGPLFNQILPLLMSPTLEDQERHLLVKVIDRVLYKLDDLVRPYVHKILVVIEPLLIDEDHYARIEGREIISNLAKAAGLATMISTMRPDIDNIDEYVRNTTARAFAVVASALGIPSLLPFLKAVCKSKKSWQARHTGIKIVQQIAILMGCAILPHLKALVEIIEHGLVDEQQKVRTITALAIAALAEAATPYGIESFDSVLKPLWKGIRTHRGKGLAAFLKAIGYLIPLMDAEYANYYTREVMLILIREFQSPDEEMKKIVLKVVKQCCATDGVEPQYIKEEILPHFFKFFWNHRMALDRRNYRQLVDTTVEIANKVGASEIINRVVDDLKDENEQYRKMVMETVEKIMGNLGAADIDSRLEEQLIDGILYAFQEQTTEDVVMLNGFGTIVNQLGKRVKPYLPQICGTILWRLNNKSAKVRQQAADLISRIAVVMKTCQEEKLMGHLGVVLYEYLGEEYPEVLGSILGALKAIVNVIGMTKMTPPIKDLLPRLTPILKNRHEKVQENCIDLVGRIADRGPEYVSAREWMRICFELLELLKAHKKAIRRATVNTFGYIAKAIGPHDVLATLLNNLKVQERQNRVCTTVAIAIVAESCRPFTVLPALMNEYRVPELNVQNGVLKSLSFLFEYIGEMGKDYIYAVCPLLEDALMDRDLVHRQTACSAIKHMSLGVYGFGCEDALTHLLNYVWPNIFETSPHLVQAFMDSVDGLRVSLGPIKILQYTLQGLFHPARKVRDVYWKIYNSLYIGGQDALIAGYPRITNDPKNQYERYELDYTL encoded by the exons atggaaaatataccGCGAACACATGAAG ATATCGAGGCACAGATCAGCGTGATCCAGGAGAAGAAGACGGAGCTGGCCAAGACCACAGCCGCGGCAGCCGGCGTGGGATTGTTGGACAGTGGAGGATTCTTCGACACCGACTTGTACGACGACGATGCCGCCAAGGGGAAGGGGCGCTACGAGGGGTACAACACCTCCATTGCAGCCAACGATGCGGAGGAggtggatgaggatgaggacgacGGCTTCCCTGTGTCCCAGAAACGAACCACTTATACGGCGCCAGCTTCTGTGCTGAAGGATGTAACCCAGGGAAAGGAGGATGTGGATCCCATGGCAGACCGCAGGCGTCCTACGATTGCCGATAGGGAGGATGAGTACAGGCAGAAGAGACGTCGCATTATCATCTCCCCAGAGCGAGCGGATCCCTTTGCCGAGGGCGGAAAAACCCCAGATGTGGGCTCCCGCACCTACACGGACATCATGCGGGAGCAGATGCTGAAGGGCGAGGAATCTGAGCTCCGCCGAAGAATCCTGGAGAAAACCAAGGAGGGCACTCTGGTGAAGACCGCCACATCATCGTCAGCTTCGAATGGGGACTTGGCTGCCCCAAAGGACGGCGGCAGAAAGCGGGGCAGATGGGACCAGACGGTCAGCGACAGCTTTATTCCGGCCAAGGTGGCTACACCAAGCAGCGCAGCTACCCCCACTTGGGAAGAT AAAACTCCCGGAGACCACCGTTGGGATGAGACTCCAGGTCACAAGGGCAGCGAGACGCCAGGAGCAACTCCGGGACTGGGCACCCGCATCTGGGACGCCACACCGGCCCACGCTATGACCCCAGGACACGAGACGCCTGGACACGAGAAGTCGGCCCGCCGGAATCGCTGGGACGAGACCCCAAAAACGGAGCGAGAGACTCCCGGACACAGCGGATGGGCCGAGACTCCAAAGCCAGATCGCACAGGCAGCGGAGCCGGCGTGGAAAGCATATCAATCGAGTCCACCCCTGGTGCCTCGAAACGTCGCTCTCGCTGGGATGAAACACCCTCGAACGCCACGCCTgctataacgcccacaaatgcTAGTGCCATGACTCCAAACATGACCCCCAGTATGACGCCACATGCGACTCCGGGACATGCTACTCCTATGCTGACGCCCGGAGGCAGTACTCCTATCGGAGTCAAGGCAATGGCCATGGCCACGCCCTCTGCGGGAGCCCTGGCAGCCATGACGCCCGAGCAATTGCAAGCCTATCGCTGGGAGAAGGAGATCGACGAGAGAAACAGGCCTTACACGGACGAAGAACTGGACCAAATCTTTCCGCCTGGTTACAAAATTCTACCTCCACCAGCTGGATATGTTCCACTGCGCACTCCCGGCAGGAAGCTAATGGCCACACCTACGCCGATTGCTGGCACCCCAGCCGGTTTCTTTATTCAGGTGGAAGATAAGAATGCCAAATTCATGGATAACCAACCAAAGGGTCAAAATCTACCCTTCATGAAACCCGAGGATGCGCAATATTTTGACAAACTCCTTGTAGACGTAAACGAAGATTCTTTGTCGCCTGAGGAACTTAAGGAGCGCAAGATTATGAAGCTACTGCTGACAATCAAGAACGGTTCGCCGCCAATGAGGAAGTCGGCCTTAAGGCAGATTACGGACAAAGCAAGGGAGTTCGGAGCAGGACCTTTGTTCAACCAGATTCTTCCTTTGCTTATGTCGCCCACACTGGAGGATCAAGAGCGTCACTTGCTTGTGAAGGTAATTGACCGCGTTTTGTACAAACTAGACGATTTGGTGCGACCCTATGTGCACAAGATATTGGTGGTCATAGAACCGCTGCTGATTGATGAAGATCACTATGCCCGCATAGAAGGCAGAGAAATCATTTCCAATCTAGCCAAGGCCGCTGGTTTGGCCACCATGATCTCCACTATGAGACCCGATATTGACAACATCGATGAGTATGTCCGAAACACCACAGCGCGTGCCTTTGCCGTTGTCGCCTCAGCTTTGGGAATTCCCTCCTTACTGCCTTTCTTAAAAGCCGTGTGCAAGTCGAAGAAATCTTGGCAAGCGCGCCACACAGGCATCAAAATCGTCCAGCAGATTGCTATCCTAATGGGATGTGCTATTTTGCCGCATCTTAAAGCTCTGGTGGAGATTATCGAGCACGGTTTAGTGGACGAGCAGCAGAAGGTACGCACAATTACAGCCTTGGCTATTGCTGCTTTGGCAGAGGCCGCCACTCCGTACGGCATTGAGTCCTTTGATTCCGTGCTGAAGCCACTTTGGAAGGGTATTCGCACCCATCGCGGAAAAGGTCTGGCCGCCTTTCTCAAAGCTATTGGCTATTTGATTCCCCTGATGGACGCCGAGTACGCTAATTACTACACTCGAGAAGTGATGTTGATTCTTATCCGTGAGTTCCAGTCTCCAGATGAGGAAATGAAAAAGATTGTATTAAAGGTGGTGAAGCAATGTTGTGCCACCGATGGCGTGGAGCCGCAGTACATCAAAGAGGAGATTCTTCCGCACTTTTTCAAGTTCTTTTGGAATCATCGCATGGCGTTGGACAGACGTAACTACCGCCAGCTGGTGGACACCACCGTGGAGATTGCGAACAAGGTGGGCGCCTCTGAGATCATCAATCGTGTGGTGGATGACCTAAAGGACGAGAACGAACAGTACAGGAAAATGGTGATGGAAACAGTGGAGAAGATCATGGGCAACCTAGGAGCAGCAGACATTGATTCGCGCTTGGAGGAGCAGCTCATCGATGGTATTCTGTACGCCTTCCAGGAGCAGACCACCGAGGATGTGGTGATGCTGAATGGTTTCGGCACCATCGTGAATCAGTTGGGCAAGCGAGTCAAACCCTATTTGCCCCAGATTTGTGGAACGATTCTCTGGCGGTTGAACAACAAATCCGCGAAAGTTCGTCAGCAAGCGGCGGATCTGATATCGAGGATAGCGGTAGTGATGAAAACGTGCCAGGAGGAGAAGCTAATGGGTCACTTGGGCGTTGTGCTTTACGAATACTTGGGTGAGGAGTATCCCGAAGTACTGGGTAGCATCCTGGGAGCCCTGAAAGCCATCGTAAACGTGATTGGCATGACAAAGATGACACCGCCTATCAAGGACTTGCTGCCCCGACTTACGCCCATCCTGAAGAATCGTCACGAGAAAGTGCAGGAGAACTGTATTGACCTGGTGGGACGAATTGCAGATCGAGGACCTGAGTATGTGTCTGCTCGCGAGTGGATGCGAATTTGTTTTGAGCTGCTGGAGTTGCTGAAGGCCCACAAGAAGGCTATTAGGAGAGCCACTGTGAACACCTTTGGCTACATTGCTAAGGCCATTGGTCCCCACGACGTGCTCGCTACACTTCTGAATAATCTCAAGGTTCAGGAGCGACAGAACCGCGTGTGCACCACAGTGGCCATTGCTATCGTGGCCGAGTCTTGTCGGCCTTTTACCGTACTCCCTGCGTTGATGAACGAGTACCGAGTGCCCGAGCTAAACGTTCAGAATGGTGTTCTGAAGTCCCTCTCTTTCCTTTTTGAATACATCGGAGAAATGGGCAAGGATTACATATACGCCGTCTGCCCTCTTCTGGAAGATGCCCTCATGGACCGTGATCTTGTCCACAGACAAACCGCCTGCTCTGCCATCAAGCACATGTCACTGGGTGTGTATGGTTTCGGCTGCGAGGATGCTTTGACGCACCTTCTCAACTACGTGTGGCCCAATATTTTTGAGACTTCCCCCCATCTTGTGCAAGCATTCATGGATTCCGTGGACGGGTTAAGGGTATCTCTGGGACCCATTAAGATCCTGCAATATACGCTACAGGGACTTTTCCATCCCGCCCGCAAAGTGAGGGACGTTTACTGGAAGATCTACAATTCGCTGTACATTGGAGGTCAGGATGCTCTGATTGCCGGCTATCCGCGGATTACTAATGATCCCAAGAACCAGTACGAGCGGTACGAACTGGATTACACGCTATAA